In Candidatus Obscuribacterales bacterium, a single window of DNA contains:
- a CDS encoding GNAT family N-acetyltransferase — translation MRMIAIRSAIFSDSKAMAELLSESKMQNQIILSKNSEYWVYYDGETLVAMVGNEYVDSLALIKSLVVRGEMRGKGIAKDLLQKAIKEALEKKCTNIYAITSTAPEFFEKFGFTEVPQNEAREKLKGLPQVDYFNDQNDWPEKRKTFQYK, via the coding sequence ATGCGTATGATTGCAATTCGTTCAGCTATTTTTTCCGACTCTAAAGCGATGGCGGAATTGTTGTCTGAGTCTAAGATGCAAAACCAAATCATCCTGTCGAAGAACTCTGAGTATTGGGTGTACTACGACGGTGAAACGCTGGTCGCTATGGTAGGAAACGAATACGTTGATAGTCTTGCTCTGATTAAGAGCTTAGTTGTTCGCGGGGAAATGCGAGGCAAAGGTATTGCAAAAGACCTACTGCAGAAGGCGATTAAAGAAGCTCTAGAGAAAAAATGCACTAATATCTATGCAATTACCAGCACTGCTCCGGAGTTCTTTGAGAAATTTGGATTCACTGAGGTGCCTCAAAATGAGGCTAGAGAAAAGCTCAAAGGTCTACCACAGGTAGACTACTTCAATGATCAAAACGATTGGCCTGAAAAGCGCAAAACGTTTCAATACAAATAA